The following coding sequences are from one Leptolyngbya sp. NIES-3755 window:
- a CDS encoding heavy metal transport protein (similar to AA sequence:cyanobase_aa:LBDG_26010) translates to MLLELTVPDMACSACASTITEAVKTIDSSAIVQADTKTKLVKIETAESETAVKSAITEAGYTIA, encoded by the coding sequence ATGTTGCTCGAATTAACTGTCCCCGATATGGCGTGTTCTGCTTGCGCCAGTACGATTACCGAAGCTGTAAAAACGATCGACTCTTCCGCGATCGTTCAAGCCGACACCAAAACTAAATTGGTCAAAATCGAAACCGCAGAATCTGAAACAGCGGTGAAAAGTGCCATTACTGAGGCGGGATATACGATCGCCTAA